The nucleotide window GCAAGGTCAAAATGTCGCCAGATTGTCAAAGGTAAAGTGCATGACAGTGTGTTCTTCGCGACGCTTAGCTTATGTACAACAATAGGAACTTGGAATTGAACATCTGATCTTCAGCACTCTTTTACATGTTAAAGAAAGTGAGTGAACCCCAGGAAGCGCGCTGTTATCTGCGAAAGCATGGCTCAAGGACTGACATACACCAACTTAGTTACTTCTGGAAAAATTCAGCAAGCCCAAGAATTCGACAGCAAAGCAGAGGTCGAAAAGTTTATCCGTCAACTCGGAATACCCGCCACTTTTATTATACCAGGATTCTACATGAGCTTATTCGTTCCTGGCAAGCTTCTAGTGAGATCAAAACAAGACCCAGGCATACTAGAGCTCGTATTGCCAGTTTCGACGAACTCGACCAAGTTTCCTCTCGTTGACATGAACAAGGACTTTGGGAATTTTGTCGTGGCAGCCTTGCTAAACAGAGATTCGTTCCTCGGCAAACAGGTTTACGCCGCCGAAGCATATTATACACTTGACGAAATTGCAGCTGTGGTGAACAGATTCGAGCCCATCCACGGATTCAAATGCGTGACTAGAGAAATCAATGATCGGGAATTTCTAGATCAAGGGTCCATCGCAGGGAAAGACGCTTATATAAGACAGGTCGAGGATTTGGACATGTACAGATTCATGCGAGAACCGGGATACTACCTGGATGAAGATCTTAATCAGAACCAGGGTGTAAGTTATATTGATCTGGGGCTATAAGAGTCTAAGACCTGACTAATAATCCGTTACAGATTGTTATAGAACCTTTGAGCTCATTCGAGGAGTTTGTCAAGAACAGCAGCCTATTCTCAAAAAGTCCTAATAGAGcttataattagatatttGCACGCAAGATAGACTATGCAGCTTTATATACATCTCAAAGAAATGCATCACCCTTGTCCCTCCGCCGCGTAATCACCTCCGACTGGTCTCAGTGTGCTACAATTAGGAAACCATCTTTCCGCCTACACCAATAAGCAAACTTCCATTATTAATAACCTTGCCGCAAGCCTTTCGTGTTAGTATTACCctattaactaataattcTATTAATACAGATAAGCTAATTAGTAAAGGATTTAAATTTAACTATGGggtttataataaatattttatattcttattataattctcctttagttaatataagttaagctttatatattagttttCTATTAAGAGTTTATAAAGgttttaaatatttaaaattacttataattaataccTTACTgcttatataattacttaatataattttatactttttatagcttatataataagagctttaattatattattaaatttataatttcttttatattttatatttaaaataaataaaattctatttattttatattttattaacGTTTTAaataagtttataattaGGATTAGTCTAATTTTATCTAGTGgattatatattagtatgGCAGCATCTAGAGACTTTTGgatattatttctttaattcttttttcgTCCTATTGTTTATATAGAAAATTACCATAGGCCATATAAGGCAACACGCAATCCAATTCATCGTTTAAGAAGTTGCTTCCTCTAAACTGCCGAACGCTCTTGTGCGTGACATGAGCCGTCCACCGTTCTCAGGCTACAGTGACATGAGTTTGCAGCTGCTTGAGAAATGACCCAGTGTAGGCGCTCTGATTAATAAAGATTCGTGGCTGAGAGCGCTCGACATAACAGATGTTCCAAATACAATAACCTTTAGGAACCCGAGGGCTCTTGGCATGTACGCGTACAGCCCCTTGATTGATAAACAACATGTTTGGGGCTAATTAATCTAGAAGACTCGCGGCATCTTTTACCCGATGATTCCAATCGCTTATTGGTGGGTTTTCCGAATTTGGTCGTGCCGAACCATTGGGTCGTTTCACGAACCCTGTCACCGTAAGACACAACCCACAATGAAATGACCTTCATTAATATCCGATCATTGTTCATCAATATCGAACGCTAGTTTGTAGACGTACGAACGGTCTCCTTGTAGCTAGCGCGCCCTCAATGAACATGCTACGATTTAAATAAAAACGGAATCCCGGAGGCGCATTGTAGATCCTTTTGTGTTTCTGTCAGTCGTTTCTCTTTGGGTCCCATAGCTGTCGTTCATTTACACGTATTTTTATCCACactctttttcttttctttcactATGCGTCACTCGTTTATTTCGGCATTGATTGCCGTTGGTTCCGCCGTCCAGGCTGCCGCGCAGCTGAACGGAAAGGTCGGACCTCTCACTACTCCTTCAGCCAAGGCTGCGATCAAGACTTGCAACATTGTCGACTACGGTGCGAAGGCAGATGCCAAAACTGATAATGGTCCGGCGATTCAGAAGGCTTGGAATGATTGCAGAACCAGTGGTGGTGAAGTCTACGTCCCAGAGGGCGACTACGGTCTGGGTACCTGGGTGACATTGACTTCTTCGAAGCCCATGTCATTTCGTCTTGATGGAATTATTTACCGCATTGGGTAAGCTTATCTCGTGCAAGAGAAAGTATCTGCTAATGTGAGAAGCACCGATGGAGGCAATATGTTCATGTTCAAGCACCTGGAGGACTTTGAGTTCTACAGCAGCACTTCCAAGGGAGCTATCCAAGGTTATGGATATGAGTTTCACAAGAGTCTGTTCACAATATGCGCATTATTCTTTTCAAGACGCTGACATAAAGTAGAGGACGAATATGGCCCCCGTATCCTTCGGTTCGCCGATGTCAAGAGCTTCTCTATCCATGACGTTGCTCTGGTCGACTGTGAGTATCACCGCGCCCCAATCAGTGATAATACTGACAGAATCAAGCGCCCGCATTCCACTTCTCTATAGATACCTGCTCCGATGGCGAAGTTTACAACATGGCCATTCACGGAGGTAATCGAGGTGGTCTCGATGGTATCGACGTCTGGGGAACCAACATCCAGTAAAGCCTCTTCGCACTTTTAGGTGTTGAGACCTGCTAACGTTCTTTTAGTATCCACGATGTTGAAGTCAGCAACAAAGACGAGTGCGTCACTGTCAAGAACCCCTCTGACCACCTCTTGATCGAGAACATCTTCTGCAACTGGTCTGGAGGTTGTGCCATGGGCTCCCTGGCCACCGACACTGGTAACGATTACTCCCATCTCACTTACCCAATCAACGCTAATCTAGACTAGATATTCACGATATCGAGTACAACAACATCTACACCCAGCGTTCTAACCAGATGTACATGGTCAAGTCCTATGGCGGCAGCGGCACCGTCAACAACGTTGCTCTCAAGAACTTCGCTGGCCACTCCAACGCCTACACCCTCGACCTCGATGCCCAGTGGAGCTCCATGAAGCCCATCGCCGGCGACGGTATTCTCTACACCAACATGACCTTCTCCGGCTGGTCCGGAACCTGCGCCGATGGCCATCAGAGAGGACCCATCAAGTTCAACTGCCCCGCTGATGTTCCCTGCACTGACATGCAGGTCGATGACTTCACTGTTGGAAGCAACAAGGGCGATACCGTCGAGCACGTGTGCAAGAACGCTTATGGTTCTGGAGCTTGTCTCAAGAAGGGCGATGGCGGTGCTTACACGACAACGCAGACTGTCGACGCTGCCAGCGCTGCCACTCCGACCATGGatggagagattgagaatgGTCTTGGTCTTACTGTTTCCATTGCGATTCCTACCATCCGACCTTCCTTCTTTCCTGGTGTCGCTGCCATCAGCCCTCGCATGGCCGACGCCTCCAAGGCTCAAGCTACCGCTCGTGTAGAGACTTCCGTCCccactgaggctgagacCGCCGCTGACACTTCTGCTGTAGCTGATGTAACTGCTCCCATCAACACTTCTGCTGCCTCTAGCACCTCTGCTGCTGTCAGTGAGGTTACTCCTGTTGCCACTTCTGCCGCCTCAACAGACGCTCCCAACAGTCTCCTCCCCGAGGAACACTCAACTCTTGAGACTGCTGTAAAGGCTTCCAAAACTGCAAAGGCCGCTGCTGTAACTTCGACTGTGCTGCCAAAGATTCCCTCTTGCAAGGCAAAGAGACGCCGAAGTATTTAATTCatgttattataattatcaTCTGTTCTGTCTATATACGAGTCATCTACCGCTATTATCTGTCCATGATGCCACTTATGTTCCTCCTTTTCATTATCTCAAGGTCTGAACATCTTTCCATCCTCTAACCTGTAGGCCATTGTGGAACGATAGAAGTAAGTCCAGTGCGCCATCATTTCTGTCGGTAGCGATAAAACGACAGGGAAAGATAGAATCGTGCTAGATCTCTGTGCTTGTATGACAGCCCTTGCGTATATCGTCCGGGAACCATCCCGGCCCATCTCAGGCTCCACCGCTTGCCATTGCATCGATTgatgctgtcaagaaggTGTATATGTTTAGGTAAACCCCACATGCACGCATACTGCTTAAACGCCGCAGCGTCATGGACTGCGTGGGACTCATGGGGATCGACAATGTTCTCTCAACTGCCAACACCGCTTTGACGCAATTACAGCAAACAATTCGATCCAAATACGGCGAACGCAGCTGATCCCCAGACAGCCCGAACTGTAGAAATTGTACCAGACGGCGATATTTTTCTGGTAGTTGGACCAGAGAAGACAAAACTCCATTTCAAATCTATGTTATTGATGGCAGTCTCAAAACCATTCTCCGCCATGCTCGGTCCAGACTGTAAAGAAAGTCATGACATGCGACATCACAATGGCCCTTTTGAGGTATCGCTGCCGAACGACAATGCTACCGCATTAGAAATCATATGTTCTGTCATTCACTTCCAGAACGATAAGATCCCTGGGACCCTCGCTGCTGGAGATGTCCTCGCAGTTGCAGTCGCCGCAGACAAGTAAGAATACCTAAACGCCCTACAATTTGTCAGCAAAGCCTGGCTCTGAGAATTGAAAGGGAAACCGGAAGATCCCATGCTTCTCACTGCCGCGGCGTACCTCTTCCGGAATGCACAAGCGTTCAGGAAACTCACTGCAGCATTGGTACTCAACCATCATGGTTTTTATCTTGGTCTCTTTGGGAAGGAAGTTGAATCCGTTCTGCCGTGGGAGGTATTCTGTATGTGTTTTAACGAGCATCTGATCATAATGAATACACTTGCTGGAAGAGCAAAGAGGTTTCGCGAGGCTGGAAATGGCAGAGATTCTTGTAAACGGTGTGAACTTTGGGGGCTGCGATTATGGATGTGGATGGACAAGCACATGTGCCTATGCATATATCAGCAAACTGGAAGTGGAGAATCTTTGGCCAGCACGTTTCTCCAATACCTCTATCTCAAAGGCGCTAGAGAGAGCGGAGATGATGCCTGATCCGGTCCCCATTGAACGAACCACTGCTTGTAATATGGCTCACTTCCATAGCGTCCCACAATATAGGATTAGTCGTAGTATTAGGCTGGAGCGCTTAAACAAGAGTATCGGGCTTTGCCTTGAATGCGTTCGTGGAGAGAGCAACGCTTTCGAATGTAAGCATCCATCTCATAGTTCTCAGGACTAATTagtataagtataaaaatTAATGGGTTAAATTATATACAAGTATGTAGTGGCAACCTTCATCTCGTGACCAGCCCGCCCCTCACAGGTTGCACCAGTCGCAATTCTAAAGTTGTCGAAGGCTATAGCTCCACCGGCATTCGTTGGCCTGGACaagccagcaccagcagacAAACTGAGCAAATGACATGATCCCCAATCAAAAACGCGCAAACCTGACCCTGGTAGCATGCCTTATGACAACAAAACCAATCCGACTATCGCGCCCATCGTAATCCACGATGAGAGTTCATAACTGTGAGCTTCTGAAACAACCATTGGTGTAGCATAGGGCGCCTCCTTGGGCTCTGAAGGAACTTGACCATGGTGAGGAGGTGATGATTGAGAAGGAATTGCTGAAGTCTCGAGTTGAGGCGTGGGTGGAATGCTTGTCTCCGTTGTCAAGCTCTCTAGGGATGATGACGGAGAAGGATTCATTAGGGTATTGCTGTTGGACTCCGGTGCGCCTTGAGCTGAAACAGGCGGCTGTGTATTCCCTTGTCCTGGATGTGTATCACCCTTTGATTCTGCGGCTGAAGTCGGGGTCGCGGGCTGGTGCGTCATGTAGCTAGGGCGAGAATCGTCTCGTAATCCTGTGGCTCGAGTAAGAGTCTCAGATTGGCTGTTCACTGAGCCAGGTTGATAGCCACCCTGTGAGCCTCCAGTAGGTTGTAACACAGGATAACTATTACCGCCAGCGTCTGTCTGATACCCTCCAACCCAGCCTGGAGGATATTGAACTATCGGATGTGTATAGCTCTCGTAGCTAGTCTCATAGGCAGCTCTTGGAACTGTCAGGGTAACAATTTGCCCTCCTTGAGAACAGGAAACAGTTGTCATGTCCACTGATGGGTATGCCTGGTGCTCACACTCGCAAGGGCTGTAGAGGAGTGTAATCGGAACACAAGTTGTGTTTAGAGCTGCAGGATTGCTTGGGTTGATAGTAGTGTATGTAACAGTGGTTACTGTCTCGGCAAATTGGGTCTTGGTGTAGGCATGATCGATGGTTACAATCGAGTAAGCAGTGTGAATTGCAGTTGGAGTTGGGAATGGCGTTGGCAGACGACTTTCAGATGTAGTCTTTGTGATAGTGGAATCAGAGACTGAAAGTGTCTTTGACCCAAGATTTATAGTTGTAAATGAGGAAAGGGAGTATGATGAGGTGGTTTGATTATAGCGCGAAAGAGAGCTTGATTGAGATGTTGATACATAAGTGTGGGCTCCCGTAGCCtgtaaagaagaagagggaggggTGTAGGAGGAAGAAGCATAGGAcgcggaggaagaggaggagaaggaggaaacCGTTTTTCGATAAAGTGTCAAAAGATGATCAGGCACTATTGCACGATGCAGAGGCTTTTGTCTGCCACGGAAGTTGCCTCCACAGATCAGAGTAGGATCTCCAGGACATGGGAGATCGCAGCGTGTATCTGATATAAACTCTGTATCAGAGAGCAGATCTGCTTTATAACAAGACCTGTTGGACATTAGCTCGGAAACTCATAGATCAGAACACAACGGAGGTTAGTGCGTGGTCGGCATCAACTCTGGGACACGCACTGCTCCAAGCACACTTCAAGCGGTACGTTAACAAGGCAAACTCACTCTTTATAAACACCAACATACTCGCTTCCGAAAGCCAAGTCGACACATTTCCGGGTCGTCATTTCTGGATCAGTTGCTACCTCTGTAAAGGACGGATAACCCTCCAGGGATCTCAAACAGCCTGTGAAGGTATATTCACCCAAGGCAAGAAGGTTTCTTGCGGGAGGAGTTGATGAAGTCGAAGGCAAAGTGGAAACCTCTGACGGCTGAAGGATTGCAGATGTGGACTGTATCTCAATTGAATCTTCGCTGAGGCTGCCCACGCTCGATCCTGTTGCTGTGGTTTCTATCGCGGTAGCCGAAGTCGTAGTGGTTGATGCCTCCATGGTTGATGTCTCTAAGAGTGGTGTTTTGGTATTCAACATGTCAGTGGTTGACATCTCGACGCTAGTAGTATCGGTGTGCAGCGAGCCTTTAGTTGTCGCGACTGTGGTAGACTCTAGAGAAGATGACTCTCCACGTGATGTAGATCCCAATCTGATATCCGATGCAGACTCTGAGACAGCTTCTGACGATGACGATAATGAAGTATCTGGCAATTTAGATGGTGtcaatgttgttgataaTGAGATAGCTGCTAGTGAGGTTATAGCTGACGCAGTTGAAAGCGATGTTGACTCTAGCGTAGACTCCAGTGTAGACTCTAGTGTAGACTCTAGTGCGGGTTTTGATGTGGTCCCTGATGAAGCGTCTAATAGCGACGATAAAGCTGCAGATGGTGACAatgttgttggtgatgagatatCTGCTTGTGAGGTTACAGCTGATGTAGTTGTAAGTGATGGCAACTCCAGTGTACCCGCTGACCTAGTCTCTGACGATAATGATGTAGTTTCTGGGGACCCGGATGACATCGACGCTGAAGAGGTTGTGTATAGTGTCAATACTGTAGACTCTGAGGTGGATTCTATAGGTACAGAGGTCTCAGATGACGTAGAGGTTGATACTGATGAAAGCAACTTGGAAGCAAAATTGGTGCCAGGGGAAAACTGAGTCCCAGTGAATGACTCAATCAGATCGCATTCGCTATGAGGATAAGGATGAAAGTTCACGGCAATGCACCTACTGTCGTTGTCGCATCGATCCAGGCATCCCTGCATgctatcttcttcatcccgTCGATAGATAGACTCACCGGTCGAAGAGGTATCGCAAATGAGAGTGAACTTGTTCTCGTGAGGTCCAGTATAAATGCTGCCGGCCATTCGACTGCAGGATAGCGGTCCAGGTGCTGTAGTGGACGTAGTCGATACTGATGTGGTTGTAGAAAACACGGTTAGAGATTCAGTTGTAGATGATGTAGCTGGTCGAGATGCCACTACAGCCATATCCAGGTTATAGTCACTCATGAAACCATTGAACCCATCATACAAGGTACATTCGTCTCCAATGTTATTGAACGTGACTGCGCGACAAGCCAGGGTATCAGCGCATAATGCCATGCATTCTGTCAAGCTGTGTAGCTGATTGCTGTAATCGATTTGATTGCCGCCAGTTGCTTGTTTGCCACATAAAAGCGACAATTTCACACCGCTGATATAGGATGGATTGTCGAGTTCATTGCAAGGTGTTGGTGCCGAGATGGcagttgttgttgtcgaaAATGT belongs to Fusarium oxysporum Fo47 chromosome V, complete sequence and includes:
- a CDS encoding NmrA-like family-domain-containing protein, which codes for MSSKILCVIFGASGMQGGSVIRSILASPQALERIRIRGVCRDLNKPAARHLKSLGVEVVAGNLSSESDMRRVLTGASLVYLVTAYSGNSSNKEIEIEQGQNVARLSKELGIEHLIFSTLLHVKEITSGKIQQAQEFDSKAEVEKFIRQLGIPATFIIPGFYMSLFVPGKLLVRSKQDPGILELVLPVSTNSTKFPLVDMNKDFGNFVVAALLNRDSFLGKQVYAAEAYYTLDEIAAVVNRFEPIHGFKCVTREINDREFLDQGSIAGKDAYIRQVEDLDMYRFMREPGYYLDEDLNQNQGIVIEPLSSFEEFVKNSSLFSKSPNRAYN
- a CDS encoding pectin lyase fold/virulence factor, translating into MRHSFISALIAVGSAVQAAAQLNGKVGPLTTPSAKAAIKTCNIVDYGAKADAKTDNGPAIQKAWNDCRTSGGEVYVPEGDYGLGTWVTLTSSKPMSFRLDGIIYRIGTDGGNMFMFKHLEDFEFYSSTSKGAIQGYGYEFHKKDEYGPRILRFADVKSFSIHDVALVDSPAFHFSIDTCSDGEVYNMAIHGGNRGGLDGIDVWGTNIHIHDVEVSNKDECVTVKNPSDHLLIENIFCNWSGGCAMGSLATDTDIHDIEYNNIYTQRSNQMYMVKSYGGSGTVNNVALKNFAGHSNAYTLDLDAQWSSMKPIAGDGILYTNMTFSGWSGTCADGHQRGPIKFNCPADVPCTDMQVDDFTVGSNKGDTVEHVCKNAYGSGACLKKGDGGAYTTTQTVDAASAATPTMDGEIENGLGLTVSIAIPTIRPSFFPGVAAISPRMADASKAQATARVETSVPTEAETAADTSAVADVTAPINTSAASSTSAAVNAPNSLLPEEHSTLETAVKASKTAKAAAVTSTVLPKIPSCKAKRRRSI